The Humulus lupulus chromosome 3, drHumLupu1.1, whole genome shotgun sequence genome window below encodes:
- the LOC133822995 gene encoding uncharacterized protein LOC133822995, whose translation MAKTSKAGSGDANPSKKNGKKKKSGPDSVAMKVQATKPNPFETIWSRRKFDILGKKRKGEERRVGLARSRAIEKRKNTLLKEYEQSGKSSVFVDKRIGEQNDDLGEFDKAILRSQRERQLKLSKKSKYNLSDGEEDDLDITGLGAFSERDDFEDEMLPYNDDDYGVDETADIGKDSAGLKQNIMERGSDGSENKHKTKKEVMEEIISKSKYFKAQKAKDKEENEHLMEELDKNFTSLVQSKALSSLTDPGKMNALKSLVKKSIPGDQVTRDEFSTATNWEISNQEKPDMYDKMVKEMALEMRARPSDRTKTPEEIAQEERERLEQLEEERQKRMLAPDDSSDEEDEDAEKPSAQRPRAISGDDLGDSFLLDEEPKAKRGWVDEILEERDDENEEGDSSEDSKGSENGSEGSDEDTDTHEENPSIKDWEQSDDDNVETEFDGEEDEEEEDGEESDEDNVGDEKAVEPRDSNKPQEILSVKTSERHKDSLSSGKKNADEKKSSTRLDIPYLIEAPKSLEEFSALLDNCSNGDIMLIINRIRVSNAIKLAAENRKKMQVFYGVLLQYFAVLGNKRPLNVDLLDLLVKPLMEMSVEIPYFAAICARQRILRTRTQFCEVIKNPENSCWPSSKTLILLRLWSLIFPCSDFRHVVMTPAILLMCEYLMRCPIVSGRDIAVGSFICSMLFSVAKQSKKFCPEAIGFLRMLLMAAKDEKPMSNQDTQYYYLMEIKELKPLLSTRGHVNEINPLNFFTILDLPEDSPFFDTGSFRTSVLMTAVETLQGYVNIYEDLSSFPEIFLPFSVLLLEVAQQESIVSLLQDKIKDVAELIKTKVHECYMSRQSLQMRKQKPVPIRMLMPKFEEGFVKGRDYDPDRERAEMKKLKKLLKEESKGAIRELRKDNYFLHEVKAKEKALMAEERTEKYHKVKAFLEEQQHAFNSGQLGKGRKRRR comes from the exons ATGGCGAAGACATCGAAAGCTGGAAGTGGCGACGCCAATCCCAGCAAGAAGAATGGAAAAAAGAAGAAGTCAGGTCCAGATTCCGTAGCCATGAAAGTTCAGGCCACTAAACCCAATCCTTTCGAGACAATTTGGTCTAGAAGAAAATTCGATATTCTCGGCAAAAAACGTAAAGGAGAAGAGCGTAGAGTAGGTCTCGCTCGCTCTCGCGCCATTGAAAAG AGGAAAAATACATTGCTGAAAGAGTACGAGCAGAGTGGAAAGTCCTCGGTGTTTGTTGATAAGCGTATTGGAGAGCAGAACGATGATCTAGGCGAGTTCGATAAGGCCATTCTCCGTTCCCAGCGAGAACGCCAG TTGAAACTGAGCAAGAAAAGCAAGTATAACTTATcggatggagaagaagatgatttGGATATTACGGGACTTGGTGCATTTTCTGAGAGGGATGATTTTGAAGACGAGATGTTGCCTTATAATGATGATGATTACGGTGTTGACGAAACTGCCGATATTGGGA AAGATTCAGCTGGATTGAAGCAGAATATTATGGAAAGGGGAAGCGATGGGAGTGAAAAT AAGCACAAAACCAAGAAGGAAGTGATGGAGGAGATCATATCAAAGAGCAAATATTTCAAG GCACAAAAAGCAAAAGATAAGGAAGAGAATGAACATTTGATGGAAGAGTTGGACAAAAACTTCACATCCTTGGTGCAGTCAAAAGCGTTGTCATCTCTTACTGATCCTGGGAAGATGAATGCTTTAAAGTCTCTTGTGAAAAAGAGCATTCCAGGTGACCAAGTGACGAGGGATGAGTTTTCTACTGCTACAAATTGGGAAATTTCTAATCAG GAAAAACCTGATATGTATGACAAAATGGTTAAAGAAATGGCATTGGAAATGCGTGCTCGTCCATCAGATAGGACAAAAACACCCGAGGAGATAGCCCAGGAGGAGAGAGAAAGATTAGAGCAATTAGAG GAAGAAAGACAGAAGAGGATGCTTGCCCCTGATGACTCTAGTGATGAAGAGGATGAGGATGCTGAGAAGCCATCTGCTCAGAGGCCAAGAGCAATATCGGGTGATGATCTTGGTGATTCCTTTTTGCTTGATGAAGAGCCTAAGGCTAAAAGGGGTTGGGTTGATGAGATTCTTGAAGAAAGAGATGATGAGAATGAAGAAGGTGATTCTTCTGAGGATTCAAAGGGTTCTGAAAATGGCAGTGAAGGGTCTGATGAAGATACTGATACACATGAGGAGAATCCATCTATTAAGGACTGGGAACAGAGTGATGATGATAATGTTGAAACTGAGTTTGATGGGGAGGAAGATGAAGAGGAAGAGGATGGTGAAGAAAGTGACGAGGATAATGTTGGTGACGAGAAGGCGGTGGAACCTAGAGATTCAAATAAACCACAGGAAATTCTGTCtgttaaaacaagtgaaagacaTAAAGATTCTTTGAGTTCCGGGAAAAAGAATGCTGATGAAAAAAAGTCTTCTACTCGGTTAGATATTCCCTATTTAATTGAAGCTCCAAAGTCCTTGGAAGAATTCTCTGCGTTATTGGATAATTGTTCTAATGGTGACATTATGTTGATAATCAATCGCATTCGAGTGAGCAATGCAATCAAGCTTGCAGCAGAAAATCGGAAGAAGATGCAA GTGTTTTATGGTGTGTTGCTGCAATATTTTGCTGTACTGGGAAATAAAAGGCCATTGAATGTTGACTTACTGGATTTGTTGGTGAAGCCATTGATGGAAATGAGTGTGGAGATTCCTTACTTTGCTGCAATATGTGCTCGTCAAAGGATTTTGCGAACTCGAACACAATTTTGCGAGGTTATCAAGAACCCAG AAAACAGTTGTTGGCCTTCATCAAAGACGTTAATTCTTTTGAGGCTTTGGTCTCTAATATTTCCCTGCTCTGACTTCCGTCACGTGGTCATGACTCCAGCTATACTGCTGATGTGTGAATATCTTATGCGTTGCCCCATTGTGTCTGGTCGTGACATTGCAGTTGGCTCTTTCATTTGCTCAATGCTTTTCTCt GTTGCTAAACAATCTAAGAAGTTCTGTCCTGAAGCAATTGGGTTTCTCCGAATGCTGCTGATGGCAGCCAAAGATGAAAAACCAATGTCAAATCAGGATACTCAA TACTATTATCTTATGGAGATAAAGGAGCTCAAGCCCCTGCTTTCTACACGTGGACATGTAAATGAGATCAATCCATTGAATTTCTTCACTATATTGGACCTACCAGAGGACTCTCCCTTTTTTGACACCGGCAGTTTTAG GACTAGTGTATTGATGACAGCTGTTGAAACTCTACAAGGGTATGTCAACATATATGAAGACTTGAGTTCTTTTCCTGAAATTTTCTTGCCATTTTCGGTATTGTTACTTGAAGTGGCACAACAAGAAAGCATAGTTAGTCTATTGCAAGATAAGATTAAAGATGTTGCTGAGCTCATCAAGACTAAAGTTCATGAATGTTACATGTCACGACAATCTCTTCAAATGCGGAAACAAAAGCCAGTGCCTATCAGAATGCTGATGCCCAAATTTGAAGAGGg CTTTGTCAAGGGTAGGGATTATGATCCAGACCGTGAAAGGGCTGAGATGAAAAagttgaagaaacttttgaaagAAGAATCTAAAGGGGCAATTCGAGAACTCCGCAAGGACAATTATTTCTTGCACGAGGTTAAGGCAAAGGAGAAGGCACTAATGGCGGAAGAAAGAACTGAGAAGTATCACAAAGTAAAAGCTTTCCTTGAAGAACAACAACATGCTTTCAATTCTGGGCAATTAGGAAAAGGCAGGAAAAGGAGGAGGTGA